Proteins co-encoded in one Arthrobacter globiformis genomic window:
- a CDS encoding glycosyltransferase family 4 protein, with protein MRIAIVAESFLPLMNGVTHSILRVLEHLQDRGDEVLVIAPSTSDADVLDVVHGAIVHRLPSVPLAGYTNVRVALGGVYRVKRILAEYAPDVVHLASPFVLGWRAAQAAHQLGIPTVAIYQTEVPGYAARYGVPFLENWAWNRVDNIHLLASRTLVPSTFALNQLRGRGIRRVGMWRRGVDTARFAPGKRDDGWRASVAPGGERIIGYVGRLAVEKQVEDLAVLADVPGTRMVIVGDGPQRAALEEALPNAVFTGFLGGEELARAVASFDLFVHPGEFETFCQTIQEAMASGVPVVATGRGGPLDLVENSRTGWLYEPGDLAGLRRHVMDLMGDDAKRRAFAAAAYASVQGRTWPALCAELVRHYKDVIAGTSLVERAENKTPRTQGATL; from the coding sequence GTGAGGATCGCTATCGTTGCCGAATCATTCCTGCCGCTGATGAACGGAGTCACGCACTCCATCCTGCGAGTGCTTGAGCATCTGCAGGACCGGGGCGATGAGGTACTGGTGATTGCGCCGTCGACGTCGGACGCTGATGTTCTGGACGTTGTGCACGGCGCGATTGTGCACCGGCTGCCCTCCGTTCCGCTGGCGGGCTACACGAACGTGCGGGTGGCGCTGGGGGGTGTGTACCGGGTCAAGAGAATCCTTGCCGAGTACGCACCGGACGTGGTCCACCTGGCGTCGCCGTTCGTGCTCGGCTGGCGGGCGGCGCAGGCCGCGCATCAGCTGGGGATCCCCACGGTGGCCATCTACCAGACCGAGGTTCCCGGCTACGCCGCCCGGTACGGGGTGCCGTTCCTGGAGAACTGGGCCTGGAACCGGGTGGACAACATTCATCTCCTGGCGTCCCGGACGCTGGTGCCGTCCACTTTCGCGCTGAACCAGTTGCGCGGCCGCGGGATTCGGCGGGTGGGCATGTGGCGGCGCGGTGTGGATACCGCGCGTTTTGCGCCGGGAAAGCGCGACGACGGGTGGCGCGCTTCCGTGGCGCCGGGCGGTGAGCGGATCATCGGCTATGTCGGCCGGCTGGCCGTGGAGAAGCAGGTGGAGGACCTTGCCGTGCTGGCAGACGTTCCCGGCACCCGCATGGTGATTGTGGGCGACGGTCCGCAGCGGGCGGCGCTGGAGGAGGCCCTTCCCAACGCGGTGTTCACCGGCTTCCTCGGCGGTGAGGAGCTGGCCCGGGCCGTGGCGTCGTTCGATCTCTTCGTGCACCCCGGTGAGTTTGAGACCTTCTGCCAGACGATCCAGGAAGCCATGGCATCCGGCGTGCCGGTGGTGGCCACCGGCCGCGGCGGGCCCTTGGACCTGGTGGAGAATTCGCGCACCGGCTGGCTCTATGAGCCCGGTGACTTGGCCGGCCTGCGCCGGCATGTGATGGACCTGATGGGCGACGACGCCAAACGCCGTGCGTTCGCGGCGGCGGCTTACGCCTCGGTACAGGGCCGGACGTGGCCCGCCCTCTGCGCAGAGCTGGTGCGCCACTACAAGGACGTTATTGCCGGCACATCGCTCGTTGAGCGTGCCGAAAACAAGACCCCCCGTACCCAAGGAGCCACCCTGTGA
- a CDS encoding MarR family winged helix-turn-helix transcriptional regulator, translating to MVPNPDAEQWGPHQLLSMAARLVQRRQDQALAELGLTHAAVIALQGLLDGPLNQEELAAAIKVRSQSIGRVLSRLEGAGLVVRESRSQDRRHNEVSITEAGRQALEAARKAEHEALPPDVVAGTALGQELARVISYFPGRSKVGSTKNENPAAVVDDPAADDTAEAESPAAGAPAEGARPTEGAKPTEVAQAASGEATSGEPALRTPASDADEAGQEDTPPPGDRAGTRQKRNGRGDPSPE from the coding sequence ATGGTCCCGAATCCTGACGCGGAGCAGTGGGGGCCTCACCAGCTGCTGTCCATGGCCGCCAGGCTTGTCCAGCGCAGGCAGGACCAGGCTTTGGCTGAACTCGGCCTCACGCACGCCGCAGTCATCGCGCTGCAGGGCCTCCTGGACGGTCCGCTGAACCAGGAAGAGTTGGCCGCTGCCATCAAGGTTCGCAGCCAGTCCATTGGCCGTGTGCTTTCGAGGCTCGAGGGTGCCGGGCTTGTGGTTCGGGAATCCCGTTCGCAGGACAGGCGGCACAACGAGGTATCCATTACGGAGGCAGGCCGTCAGGCATTGGAGGCGGCACGGAAAGCTGAGCACGAAGCGCTGCCTCCTGATGTCGTTGCGGGCACCGCCCTGGGCCAGGAGTTGGCGCGTGTCATCAGCTACTTTCCCGGCCGCAGCAAGGTCGGCTCGACCAAGAACGAGAATCCGGCCGCCGTCGTCGACGACCCAGCCGCGGACGACACCGCCGAGGCGGAATCTCCTGCAGCCGGTGCGCCGGCAGAGGGTGCGAGGCCCACAGAAGGTGCGAAGCCCACAGAAGTTGCGCAGGCGGCTTCGGGCGAGGCCACGTCTGGGGAACCTGCCTTGCGGACGCCGGCCTCTGACGCAGATGAGGCCGGACAGGAAGATACGCCGCCGCCGGGGGACCGTGCCGGAACACGCCAGAAGCGAAATGGAAGGGGCGATCCCAGCCCCGAGTAG
- a CDS encoding cell division protein PerM, producing the protein MKLRADQTGDRGLPMPLWLQGGLESAQAAIISALVVIAPIVAVWATSGFGSAGFDVLARLAGQAWLVIHGVPLYLTTVGEGAAARPETGMLSLLPLGLTLIPFLLAWRAGRRLARASYTDQLWQALLGSWLVYAGFGIATGFICRTEDVEVFLWWAGLLPLVPFGLGMVIGARREAGSWSRLIGVDAVDWIARTSQHSRWAGSYLASAAKAGFVAVLAALAISSALLAVDLFIHWNLVVAVYEALDAGPVGGAALTIAQLGFLPNLAVFALAWLTGSGFALGAGSQVGPLGTAVGPLPTIPVFAAIPSGRLDFGPVALVVPVLAGVLAGWWFLREGENHFDEWLSIKLRVRWLTAAGSTLFLALIVGAAAGVLAAALAWLARGSAGIGRLSDIGPDPLWTAVWLAAEVGIGVVIGYAAGPWLERRQLRDAELGTAPSSK; encoded by the coding sequence ATGAAACTGCGTGCTGACCAGACCGGAGACCGTGGCCTACCCATGCCCCTGTGGCTGCAGGGCGGGCTCGAATCCGCGCAGGCGGCCATCATTTCCGCGCTGGTGGTCATCGCCCCCATCGTTGCGGTGTGGGCGACCTCGGGTTTCGGGAGCGCCGGCTTCGATGTCCTGGCCCGGCTGGCCGGCCAGGCCTGGCTGGTCATCCACGGGGTACCCCTGTACCTCACCACCGTGGGGGAGGGAGCTGCCGCGAGGCCGGAGACCGGCATGTTGTCGCTGCTTCCGCTGGGCCTCACACTCATACCGTTTCTGCTCGCCTGGCGGGCGGGCAGGCGCCTTGCCCGGGCGTCGTACACGGACCAGCTGTGGCAGGCGCTCCTCGGTTCATGGCTGGTCTACGCGGGTTTTGGCATCGCAACTGGATTCATTTGCCGGACCGAGGACGTTGAGGTTTTCCTGTGGTGGGCTGGACTCCTTCCCTTGGTTCCGTTCGGCCTCGGGATGGTGATCGGCGCCCGGCGGGAGGCCGGTTCATGGAGCCGGCTGATCGGCGTCGACGCAGTGGACTGGATCGCCCGCACGAGCCAGCATTCGCGGTGGGCGGGGTCGTATCTGGCGTCGGCAGCGAAGGCGGGCTTCGTGGCTGTCCTCGCGGCGCTCGCCATCTCCTCGGCGTTGCTGGCCGTGGATCTTTTCATCCACTGGAACCTTGTGGTGGCGGTCTATGAAGCGCTCGACGCCGGACCCGTAGGGGGCGCGGCCCTCACCATTGCGCAGCTCGGCTTCCTGCCCAACCTCGCTGTCTTCGCGCTCGCGTGGCTGACCGGCTCCGGATTCGCGCTCGGCGCAGGCTCCCAGGTGGGCCCGCTGGGAACCGCCGTGGGACCGCTGCCCACTATCCCCGTTTTTGCTGCGATCCCTTCCGGTCGGCTCGATTTCGGGCCGGTGGCGCTGGTGGTTCCCGTGCTCGCCGGAGTCCTGGCTGGGTGGTGGTTCCTGCGCGAAGGTGAAAACCACTTCGATGAGTGGCTGTCCATCAAACTCCGCGTCCGCTGGCTGACCGCCGCCGGATCCACGCTGTTCCTGGCGCTGATCGTCGGGGCCGCTGCCGGCGTGCTGGCCGCAGCCCTCGCCTGGCTGGCGCGCGGCTCAGCCGGCATCGGCCGCCTCTCGGATATCGGGCCTGACCCGTTGTGGACGGCAGTCTGGCTGGCAGCGGAAGTGGGGATCGGCGTCGTAATTGGCTACGCAGCGGGACCGTGGCTGGAACGCCGGCAACTGCGGGACGCCGAGCTGGGGACTGCCCCGAGCAGCAAATAG
- a CDS encoding PRC and DUF2382 domain-containing protein gives MLTKEHIDGLLNKKGNILSADGDKIGSLGQVYADDDNGQPTWVTARTGLFGNHESFIPLEGARLEGSDIVVPYSKDQIKDAPRVDAEGHLDPSEEDRLYEHYQLNGNVTYSEAANGRRADSSRTADQSAAGLSATERDAGFAAAGSGGTYSAPDDRFERDTSGLADGDAMTRSEERLNVGTERQAAGRARLRKYVVTENVTQTVPVQREEVRLEREPITEGNQDEALRGRHISEAEHEVVLHEERPVVDKETVPVERVRLDTETVTDEVTVDEQVRKERIETDGVEDTRR, from the coding sequence ATGCTCACCAAGGAACACATCGACGGCCTGCTCAACAAGAAGGGGAACATCCTCTCCGCAGACGGAGACAAGATTGGTTCCCTCGGCCAGGTGTATGCGGATGATGACAACGGACAGCCCACGTGGGTGACGGCACGGACTGGCCTTTTCGGGAACCATGAGTCGTTCATTCCGCTCGAGGGGGCACGGCTTGAGGGATCCGACATTGTTGTCCCTTACAGCAAGGACCAGATCAAGGACGCACCACGCGTGGACGCTGAGGGCCACCTTGATCCGTCAGAAGAGGACCGGCTCTACGAGCACTACCAGCTAAACGGCAACGTCACCTATTCCGAGGCTGCGAACGGGCGCCGCGCCGACTCCAGCCGGACGGCCGACCAGTCCGCTGCCGGCCTTTCCGCCACCGAGCGGGATGCGGGGTTCGCTGCCGCAGGGAGCGGTGGAACTTACAGCGCTCCGGATGACAGGTTCGAACGTGATACGTCCGGACTCGCCGATGGCGACGCCATGACGCGTTCGGAGGAACGCCTGAATGTTGGTACAGAAAGGCAGGCTGCCGGCCGGGCCCGTCTGCGCAAGTATGTGGTGACCGAAAACGTGACCCAGACAGTTCCCGTGCAGCGCGAGGAAGTACGGCTGGAGCGTGAACCGATCACCGAAGGAAACCAGGACGAGGCGCTGAGGGGACGGCACATCAGCGAAGCAGAACACGAGGTGGTGCTCCACGAGGAACGTCCCGTGGTGGACAAGGAAACTGTTCCCGTCGAGCGGGTCAGGCTGGACACGGAAACCGTCACGGACGAAGTGACGGTGGATGAACAGGTCCGCAAGGAGCGCATTGAGACCGACGGCGTAGAGGACACCCGCCGTTAA
- a CDS encoding UDP-glucose dehydrogenase family protein encodes MKISVIGCGYLGAVHAATLASMGHTVVGIDVDPARVEQLASGRAPFYEPGLDELLRDGRATGRLRFSTAFADAAGAQIHFLCVGTPQAKTSDGADLSYLVSATKSLLPHLGRGAAVVGKSTVPVGTVDKLGRMLAARPDVLLGWNPEFLRQGTAVKDTLVPDRLVYGVRGGREGAFGRRSDGTQRPARGVTAVLDAVYEPLLRAGIPRLVCNFATAELIKSASNAYLATKVSFINAMSELCDAAGADVTELSEAMGMDPRIGNRYLHAGLGFGGGCLPKDIRSFRAQAQALEVRSVDDWMGVVDSINLGQRARTAEVAKELCGGSIAGRTVTVLGAAFKPDTDDIRDSPALDVALRLASAGAHVTVTDPKAINNSWMRYPQLRFEASATRALEGAELVLLLTEWAEYRELSPAAVGQLVRRRTVLDARNVLDTAAWQAEGWTVRGLGTQATQQAEHVSAG; translated from the coding sequence GTGAAAATTTCCGTGATCGGCTGCGGCTACCTCGGCGCAGTGCATGCGGCCACGCTCGCGTCGATGGGCCACACCGTGGTGGGGATTGACGTCGACCCCGCACGGGTTGAGCAGCTGGCCAGCGGGCGCGCCCCCTTCTACGAACCGGGACTGGACGAACTCCTGCGCGACGGGCGCGCCACCGGCCGCCTGCGCTTTTCCACTGCCTTCGCCGACGCCGCCGGGGCGCAGATTCACTTCCTCTGCGTGGGCACGCCGCAGGCCAAGACGTCCGACGGCGCCGACCTCAGCTATCTGGTCTCCGCCACCAAGAGTCTCCTTCCGCACCTGGGCCGGGGCGCCGCCGTCGTCGGTAAATCAACCGTGCCCGTGGGCACCGTTGACAAGCTGGGGCGCATGCTCGCGGCACGGCCTGATGTGCTGCTGGGCTGGAATCCGGAGTTCCTGCGGCAGGGCACGGCGGTGAAGGACACGCTGGTGCCGGACCGGCTGGTGTACGGGGTGCGCGGCGGCAGGGAGGGCGCGTTCGGGCGCCGCAGCGACGGCACGCAGAGACCGGCGCGCGGCGTGACCGCCGTGCTGGACGCGGTGTATGAACCGCTGCTGCGCGCCGGCATTCCCCGGCTCGTGTGCAATTTCGCGACGGCGGAACTGATCAAATCGGCGTCGAACGCCTACCTGGCGACGAAAGTCAGCTTCATCAATGCGATGTCGGAACTGTGCGACGCCGCCGGTGCCGACGTCACCGAACTGAGCGAGGCGATGGGCATGGATCCGCGCATCGGCAACCGGTACCTGCACGCCGGGCTGGGGTTCGGCGGCGGCTGCCTGCCCAAGGACATCCGCAGTTTCCGGGCCCAGGCGCAGGCGCTGGAGGTCCGGTCCGTGGACGACTGGATGGGCGTGGTGGACTCCATCAACCTCGGCCAGCGTGCCCGGACCGCGGAGGTTGCCAAGGAGCTCTGCGGCGGCTCGATCGCCGGCCGGACGGTGACCGTGCTGGGTGCGGCGTTCAAGCCGGACACGGACGACATCCGCGACTCTCCCGCCCTGGACGTCGCGCTCCGGCTCGCCTCGGCGGGTGCGCACGTCACGGTGACGGACCCGAAGGCCATCAACAACTCGTGGATGCGCTACCCGCAGCTGCGGTTCGAGGCCTCTGCCACGCGGGCGCTTGAGGGTGCCGAGCTGGTGCTGCTGCTGACCGAATGGGCCGAGTACCGCGAACTGTCTCCGGCCGCCGTCGGGCAGCTGGTTCGACGCCGGACGGTGCTGGACGCCCGGAATGTGCTGGACACTGCGGCGTGGCAGGCGGAAGGCTGGACGGTGCGCGGCCTCGGCACCCAAGCCACCCAGCAGGCTGAGCACGTCTCCGCCGGCTAA
- a CDS encoding DUF3618 domain-containing protein — MSENPDAIRADIEATRERLGTNVDAVADKVTPSNIVHRQTSKVKDAVFGVKDKVMGTADHATHSTSGSLHHAAHSTTGGLHQATDAAGNAISTAGDAIADAPHQVAAKTQGNPLAAGLIAFGAGLLASSLIPASQKEREAADALKTAAEPMTSQLTEAAKDMAQGWKEPAQDAMENVKATATDAAQHVKDEGQTAASDVKATATDAKDHVQNT, encoded by the coding sequence ATGAGTGAGAACCCGGACGCCATCCGCGCCGACATCGAAGCCACCCGCGAACGCCTGGGCACCAACGTGGACGCCGTGGCCGACAAAGTCACCCCGTCCAACATCGTCCACCGCCAGACCAGCAAGGTCAAAGACGCCGTCTTCGGAGTAAAGGACAAAGTCATGGGCACCGCAGACCACGCCACCCACAGCACCTCCGGCAGCCTCCACCACGCCGCGCACAGCACCACCGGCGGCCTCCACCAGGCCACCGACGCCGCCGGCAACGCCATCAGCACCGCCGGCGACGCGATCGCCGACGCACCCCACCAGGTCGCCGCCAAAACCCAGGGCAACCCCCTCGCCGCCGGGCTGATCGCGTTCGGCGCCGGGCTGCTCGCCTCCTCCCTGATCCCGGCCAGCCAGAAGGAACGCGAAGCCGCCGACGCGCTGAAAACCGCCGCCGAACCCATGACCAGCCAGCTCACCGAAGCAGCCAAGGACATGGCCCAGGGCTGGAAGGAACCCGCCCAGGACGCCATGGAAAACGTCAAGGCCACCGCCACCGACGCCGCCCAGCACGTCAAGGACGAAGGCCAAACCGCCGCCTCCGACGTCAAAGCAACCGCCACGGACGCCAAGGACCACGTCCAAAACACGTAG
- a CDS encoding phage holin family protein, with translation MSSQIPDTPPTAAHAKADTTSLGDLLGEVTRDLSTLIRQEIELAKAELKQSGTRAGKGGGMLAGAGIAGHFVLLFLSIALWYALGELTGLGWSAVIVAVIWAIIAAILASVGRKELKTIKGMPQTVETVQEIPPTLKPNGDHR, from the coding sequence GTGAGCAGCCAGATCCCCGATACCCCGCCAACGGCCGCGCACGCCAAGGCCGACACCACCTCCCTCGGTGACCTCCTGGGCGAGGTCACCCGGGACCTGTCCACCCTGATCCGGCAGGAAATCGAACTCGCCAAAGCCGAACTGAAACAGTCCGGCACCCGCGCCGGCAAAGGCGGCGGCATGCTCGCCGGCGCCGGCATCGCCGGGCACTTCGTCCTCCTGTTCCTCTCCATCGCCCTCTGGTACGCCCTGGGCGAGCTGACGGGACTGGGCTGGTCCGCCGTCATCGTCGCCGTGATCTGGGCCATCATCGCCGCGATCCTGGCCAGTGTGGGACGCAAGGAACTCAAAACCATCAAGGGCATGCCCCAGACCGTCGAAACCGTCCAGGAAATCCCGCCCACCCTCAAACCCAATGGAGACCACCGATGA
- a CDS encoding putative bifunctional diguanylate cyclase/phosphodiesterase, translating into MTAASPRPEGDPAASTAALFDALPDAVLVVDGGGVIAQANAAAERLFGYGRLQLVGRDHRMLLAEGYRSGFGRLFASLRSESGDSAAAQTPFESYGLRSDGTEFHGEVACSLLESDGGPSLVASVRPTFHRQEADAELREAMSLLSATLESTADGILVVGIDGKIAGINEQFTKMWGIPRELMATGDDAAVMEHVLGLLSHPESFVDKVNELYAHPAAESHDTLEFLDGRTFERYSRPQRVGNVVVGRVWSFRDVTPRRKAQEQARQAMADLAEQAAQLKAMAFQDPLTGLANRKLFHDQLSEALHGSSSAAVDVLLLDLDDFKEVNDILGHAAGDQMLVEVARRLRACVRPDDTVARLGGDEFVVLLTGATDAESVAERIVQSLNVPVRIEGSMLRPSLSLGIASLSEDAVAASELLRRADVAMYAAKAAGKNRYMRFKPEMMTALVQRTDMEAGLRLAVDNDQISVSYQPVVSPRLGEVIQFEALARWERDGRNVPPSQFIPTAERSGLISAIGLQMMRESFIQLGPWLSGGTGRSLAVNVSGVQLGDSDFASSVLGMSESHGMDPRQLVLEVTESVFFDADDNLISQLASLRSAGVRVALDDFGTGYSSLGRLQDLPVDAVKIDQSFVSMVRTGAEKLPILSSMINMAHSLGLSVTAEGIETAEQAAYLTDLQCDALQGYLFSVPESEAGLKQAISRSAVALEALDGLRLRR; encoded by the coding sequence ATGACGGCGGCTTCCCCACGCCCTGAGGGGGATCCGGCCGCCAGTACCGCTGCCCTGTTCGACGCGCTGCCGGACGCGGTACTGGTGGTGGACGGCGGCGGCGTCATCGCCCAGGCCAATGCCGCCGCCGAGCGGCTCTTCGGCTACGGCAGGCTTCAGCTCGTGGGCCGGGACCACCGTATGCTCCTCGCCGAAGGCTACCGCAGCGGTTTCGGCCGGCTCTTCGCCAGCCTGCGCAGCGAGTCCGGAGACAGCGCCGCCGCGCAGACCCCTTTCGAGTCCTACGGTCTGCGCAGTGATGGCACGGAGTTCCACGGCGAAGTGGCCTGCTCGCTGCTGGAGTCCGACGGCGGCCCAAGCCTGGTCGCGTCGGTCCGGCCCACCTTTCACCGGCAGGAGGCCGACGCCGAGCTGCGGGAAGCGATGTCGCTGCTCAGCGCTACCCTGGAGTCCACGGCCGACGGGATCCTGGTGGTGGGCATCGACGGCAAGATCGCAGGCATCAACGAACAGTTCACCAAGATGTGGGGTATCCCACGCGAACTGATGGCCACGGGCGATGACGCAGCAGTGATGGAACACGTGCTTGGGCTCCTCTCGCACCCGGAGAGCTTCGTGGACAAGGTCAACGAGCTGTACGCGCACCCCGCCGCGGAAAGCCACGACACCCTGGAGTTCCTCGACGGCCGCACCTTTGAACGGTACTCACGGCCGCAGCGGGTGGGAAACGTCGTGGTGGGCAGGGTCTGGAGCTTCCGCGACGTGACGCCGCGGCGCAAAGCCCAGGAACAGGCCCGGCAGGCCATGGCGGATCTCGCCGAGCAGGCCGCGCAGCTCAAGGCCATGGCGTTCCAGGATCCGCTCACGGGGCTGGCGAACCGCAAGCTGTTCCATGACCAGCTGTCGGAAGCGCTGCACGGCAGCTCCAGTGCCGCCGTCGACGTCCTCCTCCTGGACCTTGACGACTTCAAGGAGGTCAACGACATCCTTGGCCACGCCGCCGGGGACCAGATGCTGGTGGAGGTGGCCCGGCGGCTGCGGGCATGCGTCCGGCCCGACGACACGGTGGCCCGGCTGGGCGGTGACGAGTTCGTCGTGCTCCTGACCGGAGCCACGGATGCCGAGTCCGTCGCGGAGCGGATCGTGCAGTCGCTCAACGTCCCCGTGCGGATCGAGGGGTCCATGCTGCGGCCCAGCCTGAGCCTGGGGATCGCTTCACTGAGCGAGGACGCGGTGGCTGCGTCGGAGCTGCTGCGGCGAGCGGATGTGGCGATGTATGCGGCCAAGGCCGCCGGCAAGAACCGGTATATGCGGTTCAAGCCGGAGATGATGACGGCCCTGGTGCAGCGGACGGACATGGAAGCCGGACTGCGGCTCGCCGTCGACAATGACCAGATCAGCGTGAGCTACCAGCCGGTTGTGTCGCCGCGGCTGGGCGAGGTGATCCAGTTCGAGGCACTGGCCAGGTGGGAGCGCGACGGCAGGAACGTCCCGCCGTCGCAGTTCATTCCGACGGCGGAGCGCAGTGGGCTGATCTCGGCGATCGGTTTGCAGATGATGCGGGAAAGTTTCATTCAGCTGGGGCCCTGGCTTTCGGGCGGCACTGGCCGCTCACTCGCCGTGAATGTGTCCGGTGTGCAGCTGGGGGATTCCGATTTCGCCAGTAGCGTGCTGGGCATGTCCGAGTCCCACGGGATGGATCCCCGGCAGCTGGTGCTGGAGGTGACGGAGAGCGTGTTTTTCGACGCCGACGACAACCTGATCAGCCAGCTGGCGAGCCTGCGCAGCGCCGGCGTACGGGTTGCGCTCGATGATTTCGGCACCGGTTACTCCTCGCTGGGCCGCCTTCAGGATCTGCCGGTGGATGCGGTGAAGATCGACCAGTCCTTCGTCTCCATGGTCCGCACGGGGGCGGAGAAGCTGCCGATCCTCAGCTCCATGATCAACATGGCCCACAGCCTGGGTCTCAGTGTCACCGCGGAGGGTATCGAAACTGCCGAACAGGCCGCCTACCTGACGGACCTGCAGTGCGACGCGCTGCAGGGCTACCTGTTCTCGGTTCCCGAATCCGAGGCCGGGCTCAAGCAGGCCATCAGCCGCTCAGCCGTAGCCCTCGAAGCCCTCGACGGTCTTCGCCTGCGCCGCTGA
- a CDS encoding DUF4383 domain-containing protein — translation MGVGIVALVIGVLGFIPGITARYGELMFLGPDSHAMFLGLFQVSMLLNIVQLVIGGTGWAMSRSEMGARRFLMGAGALYIILSIYGLSVGVDSAANFLSLNMTDNWTMMVAGVLMIAAGWMFSRHSVEDRK, via the coding sequence ATGGGTGTTGGTATTGTCGCGTTGGTGATCGGTGTGCTGGGGTTCATCCCGGGCATTACCGCCCGGTATGGCGAACTTATGTTCCTAGGGCCCGATTCGCACGCCATGTTCCTAGGCCTGTTCCAGGTATCCATGCTGCTCAACATTGTGCAACTGGTTATCGGCGGAACCGGTTGGGCCATGTCCCGCAGTGAAATGGGTGCCCGCAGGTTCCTCATGGGCGCCGGTGCCCTCTACATCATTCTCAGCATCTATGGGCTCAGTGTCGGAGTGGATTCGGCGGCCAATTTCCTGTCGCTGAACATGACGGACAACTGGACCATGATGGTGGCTGGTGTACTGATGATTGCCGCCGGCTGGATGTTTTCACGGCATTCGGTCGAGGACAGGAAATAG
- a CDS encoding flotillin family protein: protein MENLAAILPLIVTVVSVLLGVLVIWLAVKLMWKVAEPNEALIISGLTRGTLENTDGMDFKIVTGRGALVVPGLQTVRTLSLTLNETELKVSCVTSQGIQVVVEGVVIYKIGDAPAFIANAARRFLGQQPKMESQVYNVFEGHLRSIIGSMTMEEIIRERDKLASQVRGASGVEMEKLGLVVDSLQIKDLQDPTGYIQNIAKPHIAQVKAEARIAEATRNREAAEREAEAAAQIADAQSASAIKQSVAQANAERAKANAAQAGPLADATARQQVVVQETEVAKLEADREEQKLQTTIRKPADAKAYAQRTEAEAQKAADISAAEARAKRTELEAQANARRVEVEAQANASAAAATAGATRVTGEAEAAATKARGDAAASAIKAKALAEADGIKARGEALESNQDAVIAQQLAENMPAIVAAAAEPFGHADQLTVLNGADGLNSMVGGIITQAGSFLPRLSTALKNGQSHAKQPPKQPGA from the coding sequence ATGGAGAACCTGGCAGCCATCCTGCCCCTGATTGTCACTGTTGTCTCGGTGCTTCTGGGCGTTCTGGTCATTTGGCTGGCCGTCAAACTGATGTGGAAGGTGGCCGAGCCAAACGAGGCCCTCATTATTTCCGGATTGACGCGCGGCACCCTGGAAAACACCGACGGTATGGACTTCAAGATCGTCACGGGCAGGGGCGCACTGGTGGTTCCGGGCCTGCAGACCGTCCGGACGTTGTCCCTCACGCTGAACGAGACAGAGCTGAAGGTCTCGTGCGTCACGTCCCAAGGCATCCAGGTGGTGGTCGAAGGCGTCGTCATTTACAAAATCGGGGATGCCCCCGCGTTTATCGCCAACGCGGCACGAAGGTTTCTTGGCCAGCAGCCGAAAATGGAAAGCCAGGTATATAACGTCTTCGAGGGACACCTTCGCTCCATTATCGGCAGCATGACCATGGAGGAAATCATCCGCGAGCGCGATAAGTTGGCGTCCCAGGTCCGCGGCGCGAGCGGCGTGGAAATGGAAAAACTGGGCCTCGTGGTGGATTCCCTGCAGATTAAGGACCTCCAGGACCCCACAGGCTACATCCAGAACATCGCCAAGCCGCACATCGCCCAGGTCAAAGCGGAAGCCCGCATCGCCGAGGCCACCCGGAACCGCGAGGCCGCGGAACGGGAAGCCGAGGCCGCGGCTCAAATTGCGGATGCCCAGAGCGCCTCGGCAATAAAGCAGTCGGTGGCGCAGGCAAACGCCGAACGGGCCAAGGCCAATGCGGCGCAGGCAGGCCCGTTGGCCGACGCCACAGCCCGCCAGCAGGTGGTGGTCCAGGAAACCGAAGTGGCCAAGCTCGAGGCGGACCGCGAGGAACAGAAGCTGCAGACCACCATCCGCAAGCCCGCCGACGCCAAGGCCTACGCGCAGCGGACCGAGGCGGAGGCACAGAAGGCAGCGGACATCAGTGCCGCCGAAGCGCGGGCCAAGCGGACGGAACTCGAAGCCCAGGCCAATGCCCGCAGGGTTGAAGTCGAGGCCCAGGCCAATGCGAGCGCGGCCGCGGCAACTGCAGGGGCCACCCGGGTGACCGGTGAGGCCGAAGCGGCAGCCACGAAGGCACGTGGCGATGCTGCGGCCTCCGCCATCAAGGCCAAAGCCCTGGCCGAGGCGGACGGCATCAAGGCCCGCGGCGAAGCGCTGGAGAGCAACCAGGACGCTGTCATCGCCCAGCAGCTGGCGGAGAACATGCCGGCCATCGTGGCGGCGGCGGCCGAGCCGTTCGGACACGCGGACCAGCTCACCGTCCTGAACGGCGCTGACGGCCTCAACAGCATGGTCGGCGGGATCATCACCCAGGCCGGCTCGTTCCTGCCGCGGCTGTCGACTGCCCTGAAGAATGGGCAGAGCCACGCCAAGCAGCCGCCGAAGCAGCCCGGCGCCTAG